TCGCGGTGGCGAAGGCGGCGCCAGCACCCAGCATCAGGCCGAGAAGCCCCATCTTCAGCATCTTCATGTCGTCTCCAGGCTCGTGGCATTTCACAGACATCAGGACGGCTCCACGCAACGCGCGTCCCGGGCCCAATCTATCTCAACTCAATCGAGACAGGATGAGCTTGCGTCTGCGGTGCAATGCTTCAGGCAGACAAAACCTTTCGTGAAGTCAGGCTGTCTTTCTGGAGCCCGGGTGCGCCCGCGGGGGCGAAGCCGCTGCCGCCTCGCCCCGTCACCGCTCGTCGCCGCCCAGGGGCTGGCGCGCTTCGTCCCGCAGCCCCACGAGCACGCTGGCGCCGCTGCCCGCCACGCTCAGCTCGCCATAGCGCGCCCGCTCGTACCGTTCCGCGTGGCCCTCCTGGAAGAAGAAGGACTCCGCGCCCAGGCGCACGCGGCGCTGGCGGACGCGGTAGCGCAGCTTGAACTCTCCGGGCGCCAGCGGCGTCTCCTTCGAGTCGAAGCGCACGAAGCGTCCCACGCCCTGCTCGTCCAGGCGCAGCACCAGGTACCCATCGTCCGGTTGCAGCGTCACGTTCTCCCACTGCTCGCGGCTGACGGCGTAGTCCAGCACCATGTAGTCGCCCTGGATGAGCGAGCGCGGGTCCCTCGGCGCCAGCTCCAGCAGCACCGTGCGGCCGGTGGCCAGCACATACTCCTTCTGCGCCACGAGCCCCGCGGGCACGAGGAGCGCGAGCGCCAGTCCGCCAAAGACAATCTTCGCGCGCATCACCGCACCTCCGCCGTCGCGGCGGGGAAGCGCCGCAGCAGGAACAATCGCAGACCCAGGAACACCAGCCCGCTGCCCGTCAGCGCGAGCGCCTTGGCCAGCAGCGTGAGGCTCAGGTCGTAGTAGTACCAGCTGCCCGACACGAGCAGGAACGCCACCGCCAGCCCCAGCAGCACCGTGCTCCGTCGGTGGAAGGCGAGCACCATCATCCCCACCGCGGCGATGACGGCCGGCGTGTGCAGCGTCAGCAGCGCGATGAGCCCCAGCGCGACGAACACCGCCGCCCCGGCCACGCCCGAGGCCTCCAGCGAAAGCTCCTTCATCACCCGCCACGCGGTGTACAGCGTCACCGCCGTCAGCCCCAGCGTGAGCAGCGGGTCCGGGGTGGAGATGCCCTCCTCGTGGAAGGGCCGGTCGAAGATGCCGATGAAGCACAGCGCGAGCAGCGCACTCATGATGCCGCAGGCCAGCGCGTAGGCCGCGGGGCCCACCACGTCGCCCCAGCGCCCCCGCCGCCACCGGGCCCCGTCCAGGAAGAGCACGTGGACGAGCACGGCGAACCCCACCAGCCCCAGCTGCATCCCCAGCTCTCCCAGCCCCTTCCAGAGCAGGAACACCGCCGCCGCCGCCATGCCGAGCGCCATCAGGAAGCGCAGGATGGCATCCGGGAAGACGGCGACGAGCACCGCGCCCACGAGGAGCTGCACGACGGCCGCGGCCACCTCGCTGTTCGTCGCCTCGCCGATGCCCGCCGTCACCATCGTCGCCCCGGCAAGGCAGAGCGCCAGCGCCAGCTGCTCCAGGAAGACGCCCCGGGTCGACCGCCGCATCCCCGTGGCCACGCCAGCGAAGATGACCCCGAGGATGATGACGGCCACCTCATTGTCCCAGAGCCCGACGCAGGCGAAGAAGCTGATGAGGAACCCGGCGGCCACCCAGGCCCCGAAGCCGGCGAGCGCCTTCACGAACCAGGGCGTGGCCATGTCGGTGCGCTGGTAGACCTCCATGGTGGCGCGGGCCCGCTCCTGGGCGTCGGGGGCCAGGTGCCCCTCCGCCTGCAGCCCGCTCAGTACGTCTTGCAGCGAGGGACGGCGCGCCATGTCAGGACTCCTCCGTGACGCCCGTGGTCCGGGCCTCGTTGCGCAGCCACCACACCGCGAGCGCCACCTCGCCGATGACGACGAAGGGCATGATGAAGAGGCTGAGCTCCTCCGCGTCCGTGTCGATGAAGAGGAAGCGGCCCACCGCCGTGGTGACGAGCGTCATCGCGCTCAGTACGCCCAGGGTGAGCAGGAAGAGCTCGCCGTGCAGGTGCCGGTGCAGCGCGTACTCCGCGGCCAGCGTGGCCAGCACGAGCAGCAGCGCCACCCCGGCCCCGGGGCCCACCTCGGACGGCGCGACGATGAAGACCACCGCCGCCGCGAGCAGCGGGCCCGCCGTCATCACCGCCAGCACCCGGGGCACCAGGCGGCGCTGGAGCCAGGCCACGCGCACGTTGGCGAAGTGCTCGTACGTGGCCCAGGCGAAGCCGTTGAGCAGGCCCAGCGCCACGGCGAGCCATGACACGGTGTCCTCGTCCCCGTCGAGCACCTGGGCCCAGAAGAGGACGACGCCGGTGTTCACCAGCACCAGCAGGAACAGCCACAGCGGCGCGAAGCGGGACAGCGCCACCCAGGGAAGGATGAGGATGGCCCAGCCGACGAACAGCTCGTACGGGTCCGCGCCCGTCTGGTACGCCTGTCCGTAGACGGCCAGCAGCGCGCCCACGAGCACCGCCGAGGCCAGCAGCGCGAGCTGTCCCGCGAGCCCTTCTCCCAGCCGCCAGGCGGCCACCGCGGTGCCCGTCATCGCCACCGCGATGAGGCCCAGCTTCCCGAAGCGGTGCAGGGCCGCCCAGTTGTAGGCGAAGAAGTAGATGACGCCGGAGAGCACCAGCAGCGTGCCCAGCCCCATCAGCGAGGTGGACAGGAAGCCGCGCCACTGGGGCCGCGAGGGCGTGGCGACGGCCAGGTGGTGGGCGCGCTCCAGCGCGGCGGGCGGAAGGACACCGGCATCCGCGAGCGCGCGCAGGCGCTCGGGCGTCGCATCCAGGTCGAGGGGGGCTTTCGGCACGGAGCCACTCTAGCCCTCATGGGGCCCCATCGGGGCGACTCCGGTCCGGCCGGTGGGGTGGAGGGGACCTGAGAGGCGCGGGCTCGCGGGGTGCGTGCGAGGGCATGTATGGTTCCTCCCCCGGCGCGGTGGAGCGCCGGTCCGAAGGGGAACTCTCCAGATGGCGACCATGAAGTGCCCGAAGTGCGGCCGTGCGCTCGACGTGACGGGACTCGCGCCGGGCTCGGGCCTCACCTGTGCCTGTGGCAATGTGACGACCGTCCAGGCGGGGGGCACCAGCCGCAAGACGCTCTACATCATCCTGGGCGTCGTCGGCGTGCTGCTGCTCTGCCCGTGTGTGGGCATCGTGTCCGCCGTCGCCATCCCCAACTTCCTCAAGTTCCAGGCGCGCGCGAAGCAGGCCGAGTGCAAGATGTACCTGAAGGGCTGGTACGCGGCCCAGGCGTCGCAGTACTCCTCCGCGCAGACCTACGAGCCGGTCTTCTCGAAGGTGGGCTTCGCGCCCGAGCGTGGCAATCGCTACGCGTACTTCGCGGGAGAGGGGCCGATGGAGGCTCGCACCCAGGCGCAGGCGGAGGCGGCGGAGGGCGCGGTGGCGGTGGGGGTGGACACCTTCAAGTTCGCGACCCAGGGGCCCATCTCCCTGTCGGACCTGCCCCCGGACGTCTCCGCGCAGGTCGGGCTGTCCGGCGAGTGCCCCGAGTGCGCCATCACCGCGGCGTGCGCGGGGAACGTCGACAACGACGAGACGCTGGACGTGTGGGTCGTCTCCACCCGGGCGCTCGACCTCCAGGACGAGGACGGGAATCCGGTAGCGGCGGGTCAGGTCGTCAACGTCGTGAACGACGTCAATAACTGACGCGGCGGGGGCCTCCGTCCTGCTGCTGTCGGAGGCCCTCGAGGAGCGGCACCTGATGCCCGCGGTGACGCGCTATCGACGCATGGCCGGGGCCGCGCGCTCCCGTGAAGCCTGTCGAGGCGCACCCAGCTCCCGCTGCATGGCGTCATCGCCTACGAGGACGCCGTCGGCGAACATCGTCCGCTCGTTCGGGCCCACCGTCGCCAGCTCCTCCGGGGTGCCCAGCACCAGGTTGAAGACCCTGCCGTCGTAGGGCACGCGCTCCACGGAGACGATGGCCGCGCTGCCCCGCTCGGTGCGCACGGTGTCCTTCACCTTCACGTCCACGGCGGCGATGACCCGGCCGGACGCGAGCAGCACCGGGTGCTGCTCCGTGAGCCGCACCTCATGGCCCTGCGTGTCGCGCAGGCGCACCAGGGGCTTGGGCTCGTGGCCATGGATGACGTCGCGGATGGTGAGCACCCGGCCGTCCGCGCTGGCGCGGACCGTGTCTCCGATTCGGAGCTGCTCGATGGGCGTGGTTTCGCCGTCGGCGCGGGTGATGCGCGTGCCCTCCGCCATGCAGCTGTTGAGGACGTTGAGGTGGAAGGGGCTGCTGGTCAGCGCGGGGCTGGAGATGTTGACAATCCGGCTCTCCGTGACGTTGCCGCACTTCACGAAGGCCTGCAGACTGATCAGCAGGTCCACGGG
The window above is part of the Pyxidicoccus xibeiensis genome. Proteins encoded here:
- a CDS encoding GDYXXLXY domain-containing protein, which encodes MRAKIVFGGLALALLVPAGLVAQKEYVLATGRTVLLELAPRDPRSLIQGDYMVLDYAVSREQWENVTLQPDDGYLVLRLDEQGVGRFVRFDSKETPLAPGEFKLRYRVRQRRVRLGAESFFFQEGHAERYERARYGELSVAGSGASVLVGLRDEARQPLGGDER
- a CDS encoding DUF4401 domain-containing protein; the encoded protein is MARRPSLQDVLSGLQAEGHLAPDAQERARATMEVYQRTDMATPWFVKALAGFGAWVAAGFLISFFACVGLWDNEVAVIILGVIFAGVATGMRRSTRGVFLEQLALALCLAGATMVTAGIGEATNSEVAAAVVQLLVGAVLVAVFPDAILRFLMALGMAAAAVFLLWKGLGELGMQLGLVGFAVLVHVLFLDGARWRRGRWGDVVGPAAYALACGIMSALLALCFIGIFDRPFHEEGISTPDPLLTLGLTAVTLYTAWRVMKELSLEASGVAGAAVFVALGLIALLTLHTPAVIAAVGMMVLAFHRRSTVLLGLAVAFLLVSGSWYYYDLSLTLLAKALALTGSGLVFLGLRLFLLRRFPAATAEVR
- a CDS encoding DUF2157 domain-containing protein, giving the protein MPKAPLDLDATPERLRALADAGVLPPAALERAHHLAVATPSRPQWRGFLSTSLMGLGTLLVLSGVIYFFAYNWAALHRFGKLGLIAVAMTGTAVAAWRLGEGLAGQLALLASAVLVGALLAVYGQAYQTGADPYELFVGWAILILPWVALSRFAPLWLFLLVLVNTGVVLFWAQVLDGDEDTVSWLAVALGLLNGFAWATYEHFANVRVAWLQRRLVPRVLAVMTAGPLLAAAVVFIVAPSEVGPGAGVALLLVLATLAAEYALHRHLHGELFLLTLGVLSAMTLVTTAVGRFLFIDTDAEELSLFIMPFVVIGEVALAVWWLRNEARTTGVTEES
- a CDS encoding fimbrial protein — its product is MATMKCPKCGRALDVTGLAPGSGLTCACGNVTTVQAGGTSRKTLYIILGVVGVLLLCPCVGIVSAVAIPNFLKFQARAKQAECKMYLKGWYAAQASQYSSAQTYEPVFSKVGFAPERGNRYAYFAGEGPMEARTQAQAEAAEGAVAVGVDTFKFATQGPISLSDLPPDVSAQVGLSGECPECAITAACAGNVDNDETLDVWVVSTRALDLQDEDGNPVAAGQVVNVVNDVNN